In Toxoplasma gondii ME49 chromosome X, whole genome shotgun sequence, a single genomic region encodes these proteins:
- a CDS encoding hypothetical protein (encoded by transcript TGME49_223915) has protein sequence MRYRPKTKHSNFASRRKTMDKRISTSRRTLVDTTLSSRKCLLDRLEKRLIELNGRLKSVIFRHDLPRGGDLTPAATHTDDPAVVEAENVAHTLRAQLIKLKGTSHNNDSDTGLPISKTGAEEVLEFLMKTLEREKRRKRELEITLQRDMKRLSEATSRLEASQRELHRVLSDIDLVNEENMQLHNEVKRGQSFQQSTRWCEV, from the exons ATGCGATACCGGCCTAAAACGAAGCACTCAAATTTTGCCTCACGACGTAAAACCATGGACAAGCGGATTTCTACATCCAGGCGGACTTTAGTGGATACCACATTAAGTAGTCGTAAATGCCTGCTGGATCGCCTGGAGAAAAGACTGATTGAGCTGAATGGCAGATTAAAAAGCGTTATATTTCGGCATGACCTTccgagaggaggagaccTCACGCCAGCAGCCACTCACACCGATGATCCTGCAGTTGTAGAGGCAGAAAATG TTGCACACACATTACGCGCACAGCTTATTAAACTGAAGGGGACGTCACACAACAATGACTCGGACACCGGCCTGCCAATCTCAAAGACGGGCGCCGAAGAGGTGCTGGAGTTTTTGATGAAGACGttggagcgagagaaacgacg CAAGAGAGAACTAGAGATTACTCTACAGAGAGACATGAAG agactcAGTGAGGCGACGAGCCGCCTGGAAGCTTCACAGCGGGAGCTCCACAGGGTGCTCTCAGATATCGACCTTGTGAATGAAGAAAACATGCAG CTTCACAACGAAGTTAAGCGAGGACAGTCTTTTCAACAATCCACTCGATGGTGCGAAGTGTGA
- a CDS encoding acyltransferase domain-containing protein (encoded by transcript TGME49_223910~Predicted trans-membrane domain (TMHMM2.0):11-34:80-103:122-142) has protein sequence MANVEDSASGSLSLRGGLLFCLLAYMSFCAFLALRSLKRVKPYTNWDVLTAEEKIKFAGYERNDRHRLSYVRTGLGGFFLLPWRMIVAFSLVISNGLTSWLLFRVLGADGQAGPARERTARKLIGYFAHLHCRFLLYIMGIYRIKEVYLGNKQDLTKKPKDQPRVLVSNHVSCLDIPYFISSCFASFVAKKSLSVAPFIGIAANSLGCIYVERESAEDRRLALEKIRKRQLDCAKDPEQNPLVIFPEGTTTNGRGLLQFRRGGFSSFCRVQPVLLVYQSSYVDLGFDMLPSFDWMVQTLSSSGLTTLHAYWLEPIDPPPAEKFQTDEERANAFAEIVRNRMWEELKKRNPLTPQIAGPCPTCWLGSVSVRREIVQTLMQRQGLSWKQE, from the exons ATGGCGAATGTTGAGGACTCCGCGTCTGGCAGCCTCAGTCTGCGTGGCGGGCTTCTCTTTTGCCTGCTGGCGTACATGTCTTTCTGtgctttcctcgctcttcgttcCTTGAAGCGAGTGAAGCCGTACACCAACTGGGATGTCCTCacggcagaagaaaagataAAGTTTGCGGGGTACGAGCGAAACGACCGCCACCGTCTGAGCTACGTCCGCACCGGTCTGggcggcttcttcctc CTTCCGTGGAGGATGAttgtcgccttttctcttgtcaTCAGCAATGGCCTCACGAGCT GGCTTCTTTTTCGGGTTCTCGGGGCCGACGGTCAGGCTGGCCCTGCGCGAGAACGAACTGCCCG GAAACTCATCGGGTACTTCGCTCACCTGCATTGCCGATTTCTTCTATACATCATGG GCATTTACAGAATCAAGGAGGTGTACCTGGGGAACAAACAAGACctgacgaagaagccgaaagATCAACCGCGAGTGCTTGTCTCCAACCACGTTTCCTGTCTT GACATTCCTTATTTCATCAGCTCttgtttcgcttccttcgtcgcGAAG aagtcTCTATCGGTCGCACCCTTCATCGGGATTGCAGCAAACAGTCTCGGTTGTATTTACGTTGAACGCGAGAGCGCGGAAGACAG GCGATTGGCACTGGAGAAAATCCGAAAGAGACAGTTGGACTGCGCCAAGGATCCCGAGCAAAATCCTCTCGTCATCTTTCCTGAAG GAACAACCACCAATGGGCGTGGCTTGCTGCAGTTTCGCCGCGGGGGATTCTCGTCATTCTGTCGGGTGCAGCCTGTCCTACTCGTGTACCAGAGCAGTTACGTCGACCTCGGTTTCGACATGCTGCCCTCCTTCGACTGGATGGTGCAAACGCTTTCATCT TCGGGGCTAACAACCCTTCACGCGTACTGGCTGGAACCGATTGATCCACCACCTGCAGAGAAGTTtcagacagacgaggagcgcGCAAACGCCTTCGCTGAAATT GTGCGGAATCGCATGTGGGAAGAGTTAAAGAAGCGGAACCCGCTGACTCCGCA GATTGCTGGTCCTTGCCCGACCTGCTGGCTTGGATCGGTCAGTGTGCGCCGGGAAATCGTGCAAACGTTGATGCAGAGACAAGGCTTGAGCTGGAAGCAAGAATAA
- a CDS encoding hypothetical protein (encoded by transcript TGME49_223900) has protein sequence MFSSLLSSSEVEPAAFTAVELPQRTEVTFALDDRLLSCPWQVRSGREKRKGRFVANVLEEADKEKAKGTSSNGTGAPNTPSPSHKTRGCTLAPAVFFQLGSGKNESPSLDFSADLEAVCNLVREEEQGQQATVLALPPFLPLSPFAKAKKPEVAIVSVATRFESSRSSSSSHTLTLSGLTHWPPPVSVAYTRAVLSRPGASIRSQKRNTSVLLPGVDYPATRVFMLYVPRPAETTEASLTQIDQAFGFIESWRYTFSVSQDERKETVVLPNGRLPPEFSQDALTGENLFFASTGAKKTRRSNSSRPRDRWRPTLVSASSNGDTENADEPGENRELQSKRTHAVPNASSVPASSLPVSLRVPSSITSSPGSSAFLPSGSREAGEEAVKEARTAEESALHTDFDLETLFEGLPDAEGAIGSSTVLKTPVVNDVLLVVDPRIPRPLLPWICDELDDLGGLDGMRADLQQRLQRGLSLRQRSKPPRSSETLQKEAGIQEKEGTGEVDSTQEEKGVEEEVDKESRPEEGGRGERRLQDFAVNNEKASAAKEGFKRKLAVPGSGSGETKDTESEIQQHRCIIVRVLLDETQENPSWTQKHPAMHSVSALTHPIVAWLMGQYDLGMRSDNDAFLSPALLRNENTPWMCGVKETGEVDFSFFTGWGGYNSETNRKVLPEYSRLLKLRHQHVHNIGSTWYGRPSDIIRIARLTVKVGNFLMNADPVFVRRDGEWPVWYRGVLLLYSAEIAVNHLVDKHRLFVRKDLLDTSASEAILWSTSPGLHIHCWHTPDFFSKHKFGDGGYNEAELFRSPNFDFEDVRWYSFVNAANGKRRRLLQLQEEVKRRGKPHRRKDTHAPLSWLLDAVLVQAFSLCPSEKPYAQKGGKMCCKYKSLCSRQTRQSQKSDDPCCRLEEDAAGCVLQPCRDWSSREAGLSDLVATARDDLTGGAESNTPPITEPFRREGNGEAKQLPGNLSASRPPSPPSSFQGLMAFRKKLALENFTTT, from the exons ATGTTCAGCAGCCTGTTGTCTTCTAGTGAGGTAGAACCGGCTGCCTTTACTGCTGTGGAACTGCCGCAGAGAACTGAGGTCACTTTCGCCCTGGACGACCGACTGCTTTCCTGCCCCTGGCAGGTGCGTTCCGGCCGCGAGAAGCGGAAGGGCAGGTTCGTTGCAAACGTCCTGGAGGAAGCGGacaaagaaaaagcgaaaggtACCTCCTCAAACGGAACTGGTGCACCGAACACACCGTCGCCCTCCCATAAGACTAGAGGCTGTACACTCGCGCCTGCTGTCTTTTTCCAGCTCGGATCTGGAAAGAACGAATCGCCGTCTCTTGACTTCTCAGCGGACCTCGAGGCTGTTTGCAACCTTGTTCGTGAAGAGGAGCAAGGCCAACAAGCTACTGTCCTCGCTTTGCCTCCTTTCCTCCCATTGTCTCCATTTgcaaaagcgaaaaaaccaGAGGTCGCGATTGTATCGGTGGCCACCCGTTTCGAGTCTTCCCGGTCTTCGAGTTCAAGCCACACTCTCACGCTGTCCGGATTGACTCATTGGCCTCCCCCTGTGTCAGTTGCGTACACTCGCGCTGTTCTCTCACGTCCAGGTGCGAGTATCCGTTcccagaaaagaaacaccAGCGTTCTTTTACCAGGTGTGGACTATCCAGCCACACGCGTGTTTATGCTCTACGTGCCACGGCCCGCAGAAACAACGGAGGCGTCCCTGACGCAAATTGACCAGGCCTTTGGTTTCATCGAATCGTGGAGGTAcaccttctctgtgtctcaggacgaaagaaaggagaccgTGGTGCTTCCGAACGGCCGCCTGCCTCCGGAATTCAGTCAAGACGCACTGACAGGAGAAAATCTTTTTTTCGCCTCGACAGGTGCCAAGAAAACGCGGCGCAGCAACTCAAGCAGACCCCGAGATCGCTGGCGGCCAACGCTGGTGTCAGCGTCTTCGAATGGCGACACGGAAAACGCTGACGAACCCggcgaaaacagagaactgCAAAGCAAGAGAACACACGCGGTTCCTAACGCCAGCTCGgtgcctgcttcttctcttccagtttCCTTGCGAGTTCCTTCCTCTATAACTTCCTCTCCCGGTTCCTCGGCGTTTTTGCCGAGCGGCTCGCGCGAAGCTGGGGAAGAAGCCGTcaaagaagcgagaacggCGGAGGAAAGTGCTCTGCATACAGACTTTGATTTAGAGACCCTGTTTGAAGGACTACCGGACGCAGAGGGAGCAATTGGCAGCTCCACTGTTCTGAAAACCCCAGTTGTCAACGACGTTCTCCTTGTGGTCGACCCCCGAATCCCCCGGCCGCTTCTTCCCTGGATCTGCGACGAACTCGACGACTTGGGAGGCCTTGACGGCATGCGAGCCGATCTTCAACAGAGACTCCAGAGAGGCCTTTCtctgagacagagaagcaaaccGCCTCGCTCTTCAGAAACACTccagaaagaggcaggcatccaagaaaaggaaggcacCGGCGAAGTGGACAGCAcccaagaagagaaaggcgtcgaagaagaagtggacaAAGAGTCTAGACCAGAGGAAGGAGGtagaggggagagaaggctcCAAGACTTCGCAGTAAATAATGAGAAGGCGAGTGCGGCGAAAGAGGGGTTTAAAAGGAAGTTAGCCGTTCCTGGGAGCGGTTCTGGGGAAACAAAAGACACGGAGAGCGAGATCCAGCAGCACAGATGCATAATTGTGAGAGTTTTGCTGGATGAAACGCAGGAGAATCCGTCCTGGACGCAAAAACACCCGGCAATGCACTCAGTGAGTGCGTTGACGCATCCGATCGTGGCCTGGCTCATGGGCCAGTACGACCTAGGCATGCGCAGTGATAACGACGCCTTTTTGtctcctgcgctgcttcggAACGAAAACACGCCGTGGATGTGCGGAGTGAAGGAAACTGGCGAAgtcgacttctccttcttcacagGCTGGGGCGGCTACAACTCTGAAACGAATCGAAAGGTCCTTCCCGAATACTCCCGCCTCCTCAAATTACGCCACCAACACGTTCACAACATTGGCAGCACCTGGTACGGCCGACCTAGCGACATCATCCGGATTGCGAGGCTCACAGTCAAG GTGGGAAACTTCTTGATGAACGCGGACCCTGTTTTCGTGCGAAGGGATGGAGAGTGGCCTGTATGGTACCGAGGCGTGCTGCTCTTGTACTCCGCAGAAATTGCAGTAAATCACTTGGTCGACAAGCATCGCTTGTTTGTTAGAAAGGACCTTCTTGACACAT CCGCATCGGAAGCGATTCTGTGGTCGACCTCGCCAGGCTTGCACATTCATTGCTGGCACACGCCGGACTTTTTTAGCAAACATAAATTTGGCGACGGTGGCTACAACGAGGCCGAATTGTTTCGCTCTCCAAATTTCGACTTTGAAGATGTGCGTTGGTATTCCTTTGTAAATGCGGCAAATGGAAAACGCAGGCGCCTTCTACAACTCCAGGAGGAAGTAAag CGCCGCGGGAAACCGCATCGCCGCAAGGACACCcacgcgcctctctcgtggCTCCTCGATGCGGTCCTCGTTCAGGCGTTTTCACTTTGCCCTAGCGAGAAGCCGTACGCACAGAAAGGCGGGAAAATGTGTTGCAAATACAAGAGCCTGTGttcgagacagacgaggcaATCTCAAAAGTCTGATGACCCGTGTTGCAGGCTGGAAGAAGATGCTGCCGGTTGCGTTCTTCAGCCTTGCAGAG ATTGGTCTTCTCGAGAAGCAGGTCTTTCAGACTTAGTTGCAACAGCAAGAGACGACCTTACCGGCGGTGCCGAGAGCAACACACCTCCGATCACAGAGCCATTTCG aagggaaggaaatGGGGAAGCGAAACAACTTCCCGGCAATCTCAGCGCATCCCGACCTCCATCCCCTCCTAGCAGCTTTCAGGGCCTTATGGCTTTTCGTAAAAAATTGGCGCTGGAGAACTTCACGACTACATAA